A portion of the Colius striatus isolate bColStr4 chromosome 1, bColStr4.1.hap1, whole genome shotgun sequence genome contains these proteins:
- the GABARAPL1 gene encoding gamma-aminobutyric acid receptor-associated protein-like 1, with product MKFQYKEDHPFEYRKKEGEKIRKKYPDRVPVIVEKAPKARVPDLDKRKYLVPSDLTVGQFYFLIRKRIHLRPEDALFFFVNNTIPPTSATMGQLYEDNHEEDYFLYVAYSDESVYGK from the exons ATGAAGTTCCAGTACAAGGAGGACCATCCGTTCGagtacaggaaaaaagaaggggaaaaaatcagGAAGAAATATCCCGACAGAGTCCCT gTAATTGTGGAAAAAGCACCAAAAGCCAGAGTACCGGACCTTGACAAAAGGAAGTATCTTGTGCCTTCTGACCTCACAG TTGGACAATTCTACTTCTTAATCCGAAAGCGGATCCACCTGAGGCCAGAAGATGCCCTGTTCTTCTTTGTCAATAATACCATCCCTCCCACCAGTGCTACCATGGGCCAGCTGTATGAG GATAACCACGAGGAGGACTACTTTCTCTATGTGGCCTACAGTGATGAGAGCGTCTATGGCAAGTGA